The genomic region CCAGTGCACAGGGGAATTGACAAAATCAGGCTCAGAGGAAGACTGGTACAGCTGAGGGATTAAATGAGATCAGTGAACATTATCCTAATGCTCTATTCATTGATCTTCCATGTAAGGTTGGGATATACTGATGTTACTTTTTGGTGGGCAGAGAACTGGATTGCAGTGAGATGAATGGAAAAGTTCTCTCCTGGATTCTGGGGAAGCATTCAGGCATTTATGCATACAGTGGTAGGATAAACTGTGGGCATGGAATGTATTCTTATCTTGAAGAAGTCACTATTTCTGTTACTCTTGATGACTTGGTattcattttaaattatattcttGTATGACTTTACATTATACTGCTATAtatcatgtatttttaaaaatttaatataatGAAGTCAAATGAACTTAAGTCCCTGATACATGGTAAATGggatactttaaaaaaatgttgtgAAGAGTAGAGGGAAAGGCAGTACTCATCCTAGACCAGGGGTGTGCATGAGTTGGGCAGGTGAGCTTGCTTTTCCTTGTGGGCACCAACTTGTAAACAccttgattttattttgataCAACTGCTAAAAAGttgttggtggggtttttttttaattatttacttAGTGTGTGAGTTTGCTAGCACTGCTGCACTCTCAGCACAGTTACCAGTTCACCcattaattaatattttggtCAATCAGATTCAAGGCTTAGTGTTCACTTACAGTCCGAGGTTTCCCTCCCACCTGCTTTGCTGCCCTCAGGAAATGTCACCATAAAAGTGCCAGGAAGTGAATTTGTGTTAAAATATGCAAATCCTGGTTTGAGGTTCAGCATTCTGTGATAGCAGAGCACTGCTGCAAGGTTTTCTATTGAGGATGTTGTTGCTAAGAGGATGTGAAGGGGATGAAATTAGAGCAGTCATTTATTTGTTGCTTGATGGGAAACTTAGGTCTTGTGTAGCTTTTGGGACTTTTTAGCTAAGCTTCCCTTATCAGAACAGAAGGTGCAACTGTATTACAAGGTCCTTATTATGTGTGTTCTTCAAATATTCTTAATCCTGTGCAAAATACCTGTACAGCTTTGGCTAAGAGACCAGCACTCCTATCTTGACCTGCCTCAGATTTTAATTCATAAATTAGTAAGACTCCCTTCATCTCTCTGTATCTCTCCTAACTAAAGGGCTTTGCTTTCCAAGCCTGTCAAGAGTTTTGCTCTCTGTCAGTAGTGAATTGATGTTTTGTAAATGAATATAGTTTGGACTTAATCTGACTTTGCAATGTTTTGTGTGTATGGAAGTGGACTCAAGTAAATATTTACAGCTCTTCAGGCTGACATAATGCTAATTCTTGCTACTCCAATTCTGTTTCATGACTGGCAGGGGTAGTGACTGCTCTGCTTTAGGGCTTCTTGCTTCAGGTTCTCCTGAAGGAAATGATCATGCTTTGCTGAGTATAGATTATGTAACTTGCAAGCCAACTATGCCTATACTTCAAATTTCACCTAATGAGCATTATTTCATGACTTTGAAGAGAGATGTTGTGATAGATTAAATTAATAGCTTCTCTGATATATCATGAGCAACACTTCAAAAAGCTGATCTGGAACTAAAACACACAGTGGTGTGCAGCTGTTATGtggttaaaaaaacccctaaatatGCCAGAATTCCTAGAACAAACTGAAATAATCTTGCCTTTATCAGAAAATCCTAATTCTTCTTAAATGTTTTAGGTAATAGATGAAATTTATCGAGTGCTAAGATATGTAAACTCTACAAGAGCTCCTCAGAGAGCTCATGAAGTTCTTCAAGAACTAAGGGACATTTCCTCCATGGCTATGGAATATTTTGATGAGAAGATTGTTCCAATACTGAAAAGAAAGATGCCTGGGTCAGATGTATCGGGACGTCTAATAGGAACTGCCCCAGGTATTAATTCCAACGTATAGTTAAGTTTTATTTAGTTGTTCTTTAAAACAATCACAGCACTGTATGTTTTCTAAGCTCCCTCCCTTAAATGGGAGCTTTATTACATAAATATTGATGATACTTGTTTCTTAAGAATGCTAACTGAAATTCATTTGCTTTGAAAGTTAAGGAGCCTTTGTACTACTAAAAGAACAGTCACTTGAATGTATGTTAGAATTATGCATAGTGTGTATTCATTAAACAAATGCTTTTGTGCCACCAATGAATGAGACTTTATCGCTGCATTTGGTTGAAATTTGGCACATGAGATGACAACTCgctgccttttatttttagGACAAGCTGCAAATGAATTTGCCTAAGCTGTAGTAGTACATAGGGGGCTGGAATGGGCTTTTTTTACTTTGCTGGGGGTACTGTTTTATGCACTAACAAGCAAAATAGTTACAGGTAATAGTGAAAAGGCAATTAAAATAACAGTCTATAAATAAGCCATTAAACTGGTCCTTCGAATATTCTGTCAGACTTCCCAGAACTTTTGTGAACTAAACTCCAAGGTAGTTGCCTCTTGGCTGAATTTATCCTAATGGTAAAAGGCAAAAAATTGGTAAAATTGTAGAATTTTCCTTATACAGGATGTGTTCCCATTTTAGGAAATGTGAAATTTAACTTTCTAGAAGGATAACTTAGTAAAAATTAGGGGGGAAAAATACATCTTAAGTGAAAACAATAGGCCTAACTGCAGATGCTTTTGTTTCTTGTATGTCCTGTCCATCCTTTTAGCCATAAGTGTATATACCACCTTTAGTATATCCTGCTagttgtattttaatttttataaattttatataaattttaattttaagattATAGTCCTGCTAGTTgtactttaatttttaaaattatatatgggtttaatttttttctaattctatGTGTTAGTATATACTGAGCCTCTCAGCTGAGGAAGTATTGCCCAAACCCACAGTTGATACCAATCAGCTTTTCAAGGCCAAGGCTTTGTGGTGCATAAAATGCCTCTCTCTTGTTGAGGGAAGGGCATCACCTCTCCAATAGCAACCCCTTAGTGTCCCATAATGGTAGCTGTGCTGCCATCCTgatggaaaaaaaggaggaaaaggaggatgACTGTTCCAGACTCTTCTGTCTGTAGAACACTTAAAGTTGCACGTTAATTGCACAGTGTTGCTAGAAGAGTATAATGACAGAAAAAGTGATAGATACCTTTTATGGCAGAAAAAGTCAAAGAAATTATACAGTAGCTGTTAGTCTCCTTGATTTGCAGGAACTTTATTAGAATCAACAGTTCCAAGCTCAGATTCCAGTATGGTTTTAGTGCTTAGGAGGAGTGATTCTAAAGAAGCATGGAAAATAAATTCCTTTCTTCTAAAATGTAAGTTATACCAAAATACCTTGTTAAGTTCCAAATTACAATTTTTTAGAACTTTAGCTGCAGCTAAGACAGCAGAATTTTGCTGTTCTAATGAAGGATATTTATTCAGTCTTAACTATTCCAtattaagtaatttttttttgtgggattttgtcTTAACATCTGTGACACTAAGTCTAGATGACAACACAATAGTTGTACACAGTTTttgatgcagcaaaaggaggggGGCTTATGTACAGGAAATGAattatgaatttttttcctgactaCTGAAAAGCTGtaagtattttaaattaaactggTTGTGCTCTGAGATTACCACATGTTTTTGTTAGATACTTACGTGACTGTAAATCTGTTTGCCTGTTCACATAACTCGCAGTGGGTGCTGAGATTCACGTGTGGGGAGTAGGGATAAGCAAAATATTAACCCTGGGGTGCCATTTCTACCTGTAAGTTGCAGAGCATTAATCACAGTTGTCTCTGAAGTTCCAGGGCCTTCTGCAGCGCTGACAACAATGCAGCTGTTCTCCAAGCAGAGCCCTTCCAGGCAGGAAGTCaccaagctgcagcagcaggtgaaAGCCAACGGCACGGGCCTGACGGCGCTGAAGCGGGAGATCTCGGAGCTGCGCCTCaaagtgcaggagcagcagaagcagctccaggatCAAGACCAGAAACTGCTTGAGCAGACCCAAATCATTGGGGAACAGAACGCCCGCTTGGCCGAGCTGGAGCGCAAGCTGCGGGAGGTGATGGAGAGCACAGTAGGGAATTCTTCGGGTTCCGGCTCAAACGAACAATCtcccaggaaaaggaggaaggcGGTGGATTCCACAGACTGTCCTAGGAAATCTAAACGCCTTCGGAACAGAAAATAACCGGGGAGGAGACGGCGCCTTCAGGAGGATACACTGCTCTAGTAGCCCGAGCAGGCCTGCTTGTT from Agelaius phoeniceus isolate bAgePho1 chromosome 3, bAgePho1.hap1, whole genome shotgun sequence harbors:
- the FBXO28 gene encoding F-box only protein 28, with protein sequence MAAPEERLVSEGEGGAPGSARLSPAPLPEAAEPLAPMEPPPQSNTLMGLPIVAIESILSFLSYDETSQLRLVCKRMDLVCQRMLNQGFLKVERYHNLCQKQVKAQLPRRESERRNHSLARHADILAAVETRLSLLNMTFMKYVDSNLCCFIPGKVIDEIYRVLRYVNSTRAPQRAHEVLQELRDISSMAMEYFDEKIVPILKRKMPGSDVSGRLIGTAPVPGPSAALTTMQLFSKQSPSRQEVTKLQQQVKANGTGLTALKREISELRLKVQEQQKQLQDQDQKLLEQTQIIGEQNARLAELERKLREVMESTVGNSSGSGSNEQSPRKRRKAVDSTDCPRKSKRLRNRK